One window from the genome of Streptomyces sp. WZ-12 encodes:
- a CDS encoding helix-turn-helix transcriptional regulator translates to MTSDMTGRMLRLLSLLQTRREWSGLDLAERLSVTVRTVRRDIDRLRALGYPVDSARGHAGGYRLASGSDLPPLLLDDEEAVAIAVALRTAAGGLTGIEETALRALAKLEQVLPRRLRGQVTALQSSVAGIAWESRGPRADPGLLATLAVACRDHEVVTFDYRTRHGGAARRRVEPCHLVASGDLWYLLAHDLDKKDWRLFRLDRIADATPTGRRVPPRPVPGGDPAAYVASRLSAAPTRYRAVATVHAPAAHVRAHTRGLATRIRAVDERTCRVDASDDTLPRIAQTLACLDSPYTLDADPEVLAHLRDVAHRTLRATG, encoded by the coding sequence ATGACGAGCGACATGACCGGCCGCATGCTGCGGCTGCTGTCCCTGCTCCAGACGCGGAGAGAGTGGTCCGGCCTCGACCTCGCCGAGCGACTGTCGGTGACCGTGCGTACCGTCCGCCGCGACATCGACCGGCTGCGCGCGCTCGGCTACCCCGTCGACAGCGCCCGCGGGCACGCCGGCGGTTACCGCCTGGCCTCCGGCAGCGACCTGCCTCCCCTGCTGTTGGACGACGAGGAGGCGGTCGCCATCGCCGTCGCCCTGCGCACCGCCGCCGGCGGGCTGACGGGGATCGAAGAGACCGCCCTGCGTGCCTTGGCCAAACTGGAACAGGTGCTACCCCGTCGCCTGCGCGGCCAAGTCACCGCCCTCCAGTCATCCGTTGCGGGCATCGCGTGGGAGTCCCGCGGGCCACGCGCCGACCCGGGCCTGCTCGCGACCCTCGCCGTGGCCTGTCGCGATCACGAGGTCGTCACCTTCGACTACCGCACCCGCCACGGCGGCGCGGCCCGGCGCCGGGTGGAGCCCTGTCATCTGGTGGCGTCGGGCGACCTCTGGTACCTCCTCGCGCACGACCTCGACAAGAAGGACTGGCGTCTCTTCCGCCTCGACCGCATCGCCGACGCCACGCCAACCGGGCGGCGCGTTCCGCCGCGCCCCGTCCCCGGTGGCGACCCCGCCGCCTACGTCGCGAGCCGACTGTCCGCCGCCCCCACCCGCTACCGTGCCGTCGCCACCGTGCACGCCCCCGCCGCACACGTCCGCGCCCACACCCGCGGCCTGGCCACCCGCATCCGGGCCGTCGACGAGCGCACCTGCCGCGTCGACGCCTCCGACGACACCCTGCCGCGCATCGCCCAGACCCTCGCCTGCCTGGACTCCCCGTACACCCTGGACGCCGACCCCGAAGTCCTCGCCCATCTGCGTGACGTCGCCCACCGCACCCTGCGCGCCACGGGTTAA
- a CDS encoding NADPH-dependent F420 reductase — translation MKIAVLGTGGGARSHIAKLLELGHEVAVGTRDPQATLARTEPDMMGNPPFQQFLAEHPGVTLLTFGEAAAAADGLVVNGIDGHNAVAALTPLADVLRDKTLIDYAVPFVYQHNSEHPWPTPWGVMPKLDPCDTDSLGERIQRALPDTKVVKSFVTQEQATVVDPQTVGDGNHTMFVAGDHADAKQQTTGLLTSYGWRDVLDLGPLVCARGMEMYAHLHSAIGFGLGQQFGGHFGIKVVR, via the coding sequence ATGAAGATCGCTGTTCTCGGCACCGGTGGCGGCGCCCGCTCCCACATCGCCAAGCTGCTGGAGCTGGGCCACGAGGTGGCCGTCGGCACCCGCGATCCGCAGGCCACGCTGGCCCGCACCGAGCCAGACATGATGGGCAACCCGCCCTTCCAGCAGTTCCTCGCCGAGCACCCCGGCGTCACGCTGCTGACCTTCGGCGAGGCCGCGGCCGCCGCCGACGGGCTGGTCGTCAACGGCATCGACGGCCACAACGCGGTCGCCGCCCTCACCCCCCTCGCCGACGTCCTCAGGGACAAGACCCTGATCGACTACGCCGTGCCGTTCGTCTACCAGCACAACAGCGAACACCCCTGGCCGACGCCGTGGGGCGTGATGCCCAAACTGGACCCGTGCGACACCGACAGCCTCGGCGAGCGGATCCAACGCGCCCTGCCCGACACCAAGGTGGTGAAGTCCTTCGTCACCCAGGAGCAGGCCACCGTGGTGGACCCGCAGACGGTCGGCGACGGGAACCACACCATGTTCGTCGCCGGTGACCACGCCGACGCGAAGCAGCAGACGACCGGGTTGCTGACGTCCTACGGCTGGCGGGACGTCCTCGACCTCGGCCCGCTGGTGTGCGCCCGCGGCATGGAGATGTACGCACACCTGCACTCGGCCATCGGCTTCGGCCTGGGGCAACAGTTCGGCGGCCACTTCGGCATCAAGGTCGTCCGCTGA
- a CDS encoding GNAT family N-acetyltransferase, whose product MATALRLAEITPDNFDAAIALEVRPGQGHLVAPVVKSLAEAYPHPGVAWPRLIFDGDRLVGFLMAFFDIDFAGDGTTDIRSGLWRLNIAAGEQGRGYGRFAVRAVAAEIKRRGGGRLTASWHPGDDGPEDFYLRLGFRLTGEMSGDQRVGELELA is encoded by the coding sequence ATGGCAACCGCGCTCCGCTTGGCGGAGATCACCCCCGACAACTTCGACGCCGCCATCGCCCTGGAAGTGCGCCCTGGCCAGGGGCACTTGGTCGCCCCGGTTGTCAAGTCCCTCGCCGAGGCGTATCCGCATCCCGGCGTTGCCTGGCCCCGGTTGATCTTCGACGGTGACCGGCTCGTCGGCTTCCTGATGGCCTTCTTCGACATCGACTTCGCCGGCGATGGCACCACCGACATCCGCTCCGGGCTGTGGCGCCTGAACATCGCGGCCGGCGAACAGGGCCGCGGCTACGGCCGGTTCGCCGTCCGCGCGGTGGCCGCCGAGATCAAGCGCCGTGGCGGCGGCCGCCTGACGGCCAGTTGGCATCCCGGCGACGACGGCCCCGAGGACTTCTACCTCCGCCTGGGATTCCGGCTGACCGGGGAGATGAGCGGAGACCAACGCGTCGGCGAACTGGAGCTTGCCTGA